CAAAGCTTTCGTAGTATACCATTCAGCCTTTGACTATCTGGCTCAAGACTACGGTTTAAAGCAGATTTCATTGACAGGCGCAAATGATGAACAGGAGCCTTCACCCTCTAAAATAGCCTATATAATAAATTACATAAAAGAAAACCACATAAAATACGTATTCACAGAAACCCTAACATCCCCAAAAGCAATCAAGACCATAGCAGCAGACGCTCATGTTAAAGTATTACCGTTGAATACCGTAGAGGGGTTGACTGCAGAAGAGATAAAACAAGGCAAAGACTACTTCTCCCTTATGCGAGAAAACTTAAACAACCTTAAAAAAGCTCTGGAGTGATTTTTTATGGAAAATGCTGTTGAAGTAAAAAATGTCAGTTTTTCCTACGGGCGAAACCAGGTGCTAAACAATGTATCTTTTACGGTCAAAAACGGCGAATTCATCGCCGTCATAGGGCCTAATGGTTCGGGTAAAAGCACCCTTATGAACCTCATAATAGGCAAACTTAAACCATCCACAGGTCAGATATACATATTAGGCAAAAACGCGCAGTCCTTTAGTCAAAAACACCTCATAGGATATGTACCACAAAGGTCTTTTTCGTTTAATATATCTTTTCCAGCCAGCGTGAGCGAAGTGGTGGAGATGGGCCTGTACGCCAGTATCGGCCTATTTAAAAAGCTAAACCCTCAGCATCGCAAAAGAGTAGAAGACGCTTTAAAGCTGGTGGATATGTACGATTACAAAGACGCACTTATAGGGAATCTGTCTGGTGGACAGATGCAAAGGGTGTTTATAGCTCGATGCATAGTATCAGATCCGCAAATCCTCATACTGGATGAGCCTACAGTAGGAATTGACGCCAGATCTGAGAGGAACTTATTTGAGCTCTTAGAAAGGCTCAACAAATCCGGTATTACCATTATCATGGTTACCCACGACATCATGGCAATTACGGACAAAGTAAACAGAATCGTATGCCTGTCAGGTGGAAAGGTAAACGATCACTGCACGGCAATAGACCTGCTGCAAACGGGAATCTCCGATCTATACGGATATCCCGTAAAAGTGGAAAAACATCAACATGGAGGCAAAAGGCCATGAGCGTGTTCTCTTACGACTTTATGATAAGGGCTTTTGTAGCAGGTGCGATAATATCCGTAATCGCCCCTGTTGTAGGCAATTACCTGGTCTTGAGGCGATTATCCCAGATGGGAGATACCCTCTCTCACGTGGCGCTGGCAGGTGTAGCCGGAGGCATGCTCCTAGGACTAAATCCCACTGCAAGCTCTGTAGCCTTCGTGCTGCTCTCCTCTTTTGGAATAGAAAAGCTCAGAAGATCCTACTTCAGATATTCTGAGGTATCCATAGCCGTAGTAATGTCAGGAGGTATGGCGCTGGCAGTGCTCCTTTTAAGCATAGCAGGAAACAAAGCTGCTAATATCTTGGGCTATCTTTTTGGCAGCATCGTATCAATAACCCGCTCAGACATCGGGATTATAGCAATGCTTGGAATAGCCGTCGTAGTCACTATAACCCTTTTATACAAAGAACTCCTTTACATAGCCTTTGACGAAGAAGCCGCAGGGGTATCCGGCATACCCGTAAGCGCTATAAACACGATTTTCACGCTTCTCATCGCCATAACCGTAGCCATATCCATGAAAATAGTAGGCGCACTGCTGGTATCAGCGCTCATGGTAATACCACCTGCTGCCAGCCTTAAAATCGCCAAAAACTTTAAGCAGACATTATTTTACTCTATACTGTTTTCATTTATATCGGTATTCGTTGGTATAATAGCATCTTACTATTTAAATCTATCACCAGGCGGTACTATTGTTGCAATCGCCCTTTTGATTTTAGGTTTTATAAACATACTAAAACCCCGTCTTTGAAAAAACGGGGTTTTGTTTTATATATAAACCTATCGCTCGTATACTATCTTACCGTTTATAATAGAATAAACGCACCTGGTTTTTATTTCTAGAGGATCTCCGTCAAATATAACAATATCGGCATCCTTGCCCTCTTGAATGCTACCCACCCGATCATCTATTCCAATTATCCTGGCAGGATTTATGGTGATGGCCTTTAGTGCCTCGTAATAGTCCATACCTTCTCTCACCGCCAGACCAGCGCACAAAGGCAGATACTGGATGGGTATAACCGGGTGATCCGTCATAAGGGCCACCGTGACACCGGCTTTTGAAAGGATACCCGGTGTCTTAAACGTAAGGTTTCTCAGCTCCACTTTTGACCTTTCGGAAAGGGATGGACCTACTATAGCCGGATACCCTTCCTTTTTCAGGTCTTCTGCTATAAGATGTCCTTCAGTGCAGTGATCCAGCGTCAGCTTCACGTTAAACTCTTTTGCTATCCTTATAGCAGTGAATATATCGTCAGCCCTGTGGGCATGGGCTTTTAACGGGATTTCTCTTTTCAACACCTTTACAAGCGCCTCTAATCCCAGGTCCCGCTCAGGCTTTTTATCAGGATCTTCTTTGCCGTGTTCTAGCTTTTCCATATACTCCTGCGCCTCTACAAGCTGCTGCCTAAGCAGCGCCGCAATAGCCATTCTGGTAGTGGGCATTTTCTTGTGGTCGTTGTAAACAGATTTTGGGTTTTCCCCAAAAGCCACCTTAACAGCTACAGGTTCTTTGATGATCATATCGTCGACCCTGTGTCCATAGGTCTTCATGGCGACAAATTGCCCTCCGATGACATTGGCACTGCCAGGTCCTGTTACCACAGAGGTTATACCAGCTTCCCTGGCCTCCTGAAAATTGCGATCCATGGGGTTTATACCGTCAATGGCCCTGAGCTCAGGAGTAACCGGTTCTGTAGCCTCATTTCCATCAGCCCCTTCAAACCCCACGGCGTCCTCCCACATGCCTATGTGGCAGTGAGCATCGATGATGCCCGGCATAACGATCATCCCATCGGCATTAATAACTTTAGCACCAGGCGCCGACAGTTCTTTACCGACTTTTGCGATCTTCTGGCCATCAATCAGTACGTCGCCGCACTCATAGTCCTCGCCTGCCATGGTGTAAATTCTTCCATTTTTGATAAGAATCATTTTTCTCCTCCTCCAATCCCTTATATTCCTCTCATAGACAGAGAAATCCTGTTGCGCTTTAAATCCACATCCAGCACCCTCACCTTCACGATATCCCCTACAGAAAGGACATCCAGCGGATGCCTTACAAATTTATCGCTTATCTCTGATATGTGAACAAGGCCATCCTGATGAACCCCGATGTCTACAAAAGCTCCAAAATCCACCACATTTCTTACCGTACCTGTCAGCACCATACCTGGTCTCAACTGTTCAATAGTCATGACCTCCTTATGGAATATAGGGGGCGGCAGCTCATCTCTGGGGTCTCTACCGGGCTTAGCCATCTCGTTCAATATATCGCTTAAAGTGGGAACGCCTATACCCAACTTCTGGGCCAGATCCTCTATGTTCTGTCTTTTAGCTCCATTAGCGATCTCCTGTAATTTCTTCTCATCTAAATCGACCATCTTATAGCCATACAGCGCCACGAGGTTTTCTACCACCCCATAGGACTCCGGGTGGACCGCTGTATTGTCTAAAATATTCTCACCTCCGGGTATCCTCAAAAACCCTGCACATTGCTCAAAGGTCTTATCTCCCAGCCTTTTTACCGATTTCAGCTGTTCTCTGGAAGTAAAAGCCCCTATTTCAGATCGATATTCCACAATGGCCTTTGCCAGCGCAGGTGTTATCCCCGACACATATCTTAAAAGAGAATAGGACGCTGTATTCAGGTCAACTCCCACGCTGTTCACACAATCTTCGACTACCCCATTTAAAGCTTCTTCCAGCTTTTTTTGATTTACATCGTGCTGGTATTGCCCCACCCCTATGGACTTAGGATCTATCTTCACCAATTCTGCCAGCGGATCCTGAAGCCTTCTAGCTATAGATATAGCTCCTCTCAATGAAACATTGACATCTGGAAATTCTTCTGCACCTAATTTTGACGCTGAATAAACCGACGCTCCGGCTTCACTTACAACACAGTATTTTACATCTCTATCCAGTTCTGATATCAATTCAGATATAAAAAGTTCACTTTCTCTGGACGCCGTCCCATTTCCCAAAGATATAATATCAACGCTGTATTTATATATCAATTCTTTTAAGGTCTGCTTTGCGCTTTGGATTTCGTTTTGCGGAGGCGTGGGATAAACCGTAGCGGTATCCAAAAGCTTTCCCGTCTCGTCCACCACTGCTATCTTGCACCCGGTCCTGTAAGCGGGATCAAAGCCCATGACTACCTTTCCTTTTACAGGTGGCTGCAGTAGAAGTCTTCTCAGGTTTTCTTTAAACACCTTTATAGCCTGCTCCTCCGCCTTTTCCGTCAGCTGGGACCTTATATCCCTCTCCACCGACGGAGCTATAAGCCTTTTATAGGCATCTTCGCAGGCATTCTCTAAATAGCTTCGAGATATACTGTCCTCTTTTACGATGCGCTTTTTTATCATGTCAATGAGCTTCTCTTCGTCCACCTGGATTTTTACAGACAGGTAACCTTCTTTTTCCCCGCGGTTTATAGCCAAAACCCTGTGAGATACAATGCTGGATACTTTCTCGCTGTAATCGTAGTACATGTCATAAGGAGACCCTTCTTCCTTTTGTCCTTTTGTAACTATTATGCCTTCATTATATGTAACCGACCTTATAAGCCTTACGATATCAGCATCGTCGGATATATTTTCCGCTATTATGTCCATAGCGCCGGCTAAGGCTTCTTCCGCCGTATTTACACCTTTTTCAGGGTCTATATACCTCCCGGCTTCTCCTATAACATCTCCAGAATCCCTCTGCTCCATCAAAAACGCAGCCAAAGGCTCTAAACCTTTTTCTTTGGCAACAGTAGCCCTGGTCCTGCGCTTGGGCCTGTAAGGTTTATAGAGGTCCTCTACCTCCTGAAGAGTGGTGCATGACAATATTTTTCCCTTGAGTTCATCGGTGAGTTTACCCTGTTCATCGATGAGCCTTATGACGTCCTGTTTTCTCTGCTGCAAATTTCTCAGATAAATAAGCCTATCGTAAAAATCCCTCAATACCTCATCGCTGAGGTTACCCGTCATCTCTTTTCTGTACCTGGCTATAAAGGGAATGGTATTCCCCTCGTCTATGAGCCTTATGGTATTAACAACCTGAAACTCTTTTAACTTAAACTCGTCGCACAACAGCTGTACAATCAAGTCCATAGCCAATACCCCATCATACCAGTCGTTTCATTTTATTCCTAACCGCTTCTCCTACCTGCTGTGTGGTAGCTTTTCCACCTAGATCGGCTGTGAGATAAATTCCTTCTTTGGTGACGGCTTCCATGGCCCTAAACACCAGCCTGGCAGCCTCGCTTTCGCCTAAGAAATCCAACATCATAGATGCGGTCCATATGGCCCCTATAGGATTTGCTATACCTTTGCCCGCTATATCTGGGGCAGAGCCGTGCACAGGCTCAAACATCGAGGGATATTTCTTTTCAGGGTTTATATTAGCGCTGGGAGCAATACCTATGCTTCCCTGCATAGCAGAACCCAGGTCTGTAAGAATATCGCCAAACAAATTGGACGCCACCACCACATCTATCTGCTCGGGTTTTAATATAAAGTAACCCGCCAAGGCATCGACATGCATAAGCCTTGCAGTCACATCCGGATAATCTTTTGCCACTTCGTTAAAAACCTTATCCCAAAATACCATGCTGTAATTCAGGGCATTAGATTTAGTAGCTGATATAAGGTTCTTTTTTCTATTCCTTTTTCTGGCTAGCTCAAAGGCATACCTTATTACCCTTTCAGTTCCGACACGAGTAAATACAGAGGTTTGAATAGCAGTCTCAGATGAGGTTCCCTGATGTACTATACCACCAGCGCCAGAATACTCCCCTTCTACGTTCTCCCTTACCACCACAAAATCTATGTCCTCAGGTCCTTTTCTCAAAGGGCCTTGAATGCCTTTCAAAAGCTTGATCGGCCTTAGATTTATGTACTCGTCAAATTCCTTTCTGATGGGCAAAAGCAGTCCCCAGAGAGATATGTGATCAGGTACTCCCGGAAAACCCACGGCTCCCAGG
The genomic region above belongs to Caldanaerobius polysaccharolyticus DSM 13641 and contains:
- a CDS encoding tartrate dehydrogenase yields the protein MNKYKIAVIPGDGIGVDVINEGLKVIEAAKELTGSFDMEYTHLPWSCEYYLKTGRMMPEDGLDILKDHEAIYLGAVGFPGVPDHISLWGLLLPIRKEFDEYINLRPIKLLKGIQGPLRKGPEDIDFVVVRENVEGEYSGAGGIVHQGTSSETAIQTSVFTRVGTERVIRYAFELARKRNRKKNLISATKSNALNYSMVFWDKVFNEVAKDYPDVTARLMHVDALAGYFILKPEQIDVVVASNLFGDILTDLGSAMQGSIGIAPSANINPEKKYPSMFEPVHGSAPDIAGKGIANPIGAIWTASMMLDFLGESEAARLVFRAMEAVTKEGIYLTADLGGKATTQQVGEAVRNKMKRLV
- a CDS encoding Tex family protein — translated: MDLIVQLLCDEFKLKEFQVVNTIRLIDEGNTIPFIARYRKEMTGNLSDEVLRDFYDRLIYLRNLQQRKQDVIRLIDEQGKLTDELKGKILSCTTLQEVEDLYKPYRPKRRTRATVAKEKGLEPLAAFLMEQRDSGDVIGEAGRYIDPEKGVNTAEEALAGAMDIIAENISDDADIVRLIRSVTYNEGIIVTKGQKEEGSPYDMYYDYSEKVSSIVSHRVLAINRGEKEGYLSVKIQVDEEKLIDMIKKRIVKEDSISRSYLENACEDAYKRLIAPSVERDIRSQLTEKAEEQAIKVFKENLRRLLLQPPVKGKVVMGFDPAYRTGCKIAVVDETGKLLDTATVYPTPPQNEIQSAKQTLKELIYKYSVDIISLGNGTASRESELFISELISELDRDVKYCVVSEAGASVYSASKLGAEEFPDVNVSLRGAISIARRLQDPLAELVKIDPKSIGVGQYQHDVNQKKLEEALNGVVEDCVNSVGVDLNTASYSLLRYVSGITPALAKAIVEYRSEIGAFTSREQLKSVKRLGDKTFEQCAGFLRIPGGENILDNTAVHPESYGVVENLVALYGYKMVDLDEKKLQEIANGAKRQNIEDLAQKLGIGVPTLSDILNEMAKPGRDPRDELPPPIFHKEVMTIEQLRPGMVLTGTVRNVVDFGAFVDIGVHQDGLVHISEISDKFVRHPLDVLSVGDIVKVRVLDVDLKRNRISLSMRGI
- a CDS encoding amidohydrolase encodes the protein MILIKNGRIYTMAGEDYECGDVLIDGQKIAKVGKELSAPGAKVINADGMIVMPGIIDAHCHIGMWEDAVGFEGADGNEATEPVTPELRAIDGINPMDRNFQEAREAGITSVVTGPGSANVIGGQFVAMKTYGHRVDDMIIKEPVAVKVAFGENPKSVYNDHKKMPTTRMAIAALLRQQLVEAQEYMEKLEHGKEDPDKKPERDLGLEALVKVLKREIPLKAHAHRADDIFTAIRIAKEFNVKLTLDHCTEGHLIAEDLKKEGYPAIVGPSLSERSKVELRNLTFKTPGILSKAGVTVALMTDHPVIPIQYLPLCAGLAVREGMDYYEALKAITINPARIIGIDDRVGSIQEGKDADIVIFDGDPLEIKTRCVYSIINGKIVYER
- a CDS encoding metal ABC transporter permease: MSVFSYDFMIRAFVAGAIISVIAPVVGNYLVLRRLSQMGDTLSHVALAGVAGGMLLGLNPTASSVAFVLLSSFGIEKLRRSYFRYSEVSIAVVMSGGMALAVLLLSIAGNKAANILGYLFGSIVSITRSDIGIIAMLGIAVVVTITLLYKELLYIAFDEEAAGVSGIPVSAINTIFTLLIAITVAISMKIVGALLVSALMVIPPAASLKIAKNFKQTLFYSILFSFISVFVGIIASYYLNLSPGGTIVAIALLILGFINILKPRL
- a CDS encoding metal ABC transporter ATP-binding protein, producing MENAVEVKNVSFSYGRNQVLNNVSFTVKNGEFIAVIGPNGSGKSTLMNLIIGKLKPSTGQIYILGKNAQSFSQKHLIGYVPQRSFSFNISFPASVSEVVEMGLYASIGLFKKLNPQHRKRVEDALKLVDMYDYKDALIGNLSGGQMQRVFIARCIVSDPQILILDEPTVGIDARSERNLFELLERLNKSGITIIMVTHDIMAITDKVNRIVCLSGGKVNDHCTAIDLLQTGISDLYGYPVKVEKHQHGGKRP